A region from the Venenivibrio stagnispumantis genome encodes:
- a CDS encoding tyrosine-type recombinase/integrase codes for MDYKVKTYLNKLKKSGLSNKSIETYDMLLGYFAKWYDEYGLLTNNLILVEKDIENFIDWLKKKDLSVSTIKMVLNRTKEFVEFSGGKWLADKRIYRERNKVESAKPFSEIELRTILEHLKANNKIYYYLCLTLYGFGLRISEATNLLPDDIIEKENQIFVRVRSNIAKFSKSREAPLILKGQYRDDFIDFIVKRKNPKLKNMTLFTYYNDIQKRIVSIDRDNVKVYFHNLSKELGIHITAHRFRDTYISYLVAKGIKPLSVAKWVGHEDISTTLKYYAKLTSKDELEELSKL; via the coding sequence TTGGATTACAAGGTTAAAACATACCTTAATAAGCTGAAAAAATCCGGTTTATCAAATAAAAGCATAGAAACTTACGATATGCTACTTGGATATTTTGCTAAATGGTATGATGAATACGGATTATTAACAAACAATCTTATCTTGGTTGAAAAAGATATTGAGAACTTTATTGATTGGCTCAAAAAGAAAGATTTATCGGTATCAACAATAAAGATGGTATTAAACCGGACAAAAGAATTTGTTGAGTTTTCCGGTGGTAAATGGCTTGCAGACAAAAGAATTTACAGGGAAAGAAACAAAGTAGAAAGTGCCAAGCCTTTTAGTGAAATTGAGTTAAGAACAATCTTAGAACATTTAAAGGCAAATAACAAGATTTATTATTATCTATGTTTAACTCTTTACGGCTTTGGACTGCGAATATCGGAAGCTACCAATCTATTACCGGACGATATAATAGAAAAAGAAAATCAGATTTTTGTCAGAGTAAGAAGCAATATAGCGAAGTTTTCAAAATCAAGAGAAGCACCACTTATTTTAAAAGGTCAATACAGAGATGACTTTATAGATTTTATCGTAAAGAGAAAAAATCCGAAACTGAAAAATATGACACTTTTTACTTATTACAATGATATTCAGAAAAGAATTGTATCAATAGATAGAGACAATGTCAAGGTGTATTTCCATAATCTTTCAAAGGAGCTCGGCATTCACATCACGGCACACAGATTTAGAGATACTTACATCTCTTATTTAGTGGCGAAAGGAATAAAGCCGTTGAGCGTTGCTAAATGGGTAGGACACGAAGATATTAGCACTACTTTAAAATACTATGCAAAACTTACAAGTAAAGACGAACTTGAAGAGTTAAGCAAGCTATGA